The Ensifer canadensis genomic sequence TGCCTCCTTCTCGTCTGAAGGGTGTGCCGAGCTTGGCAAGCGCCTCCATCGTCGTGGCGCGGGGATGTTCGTCTCTTTCGACGACAGTCGGGTCGCCCTTGCGCTGCGGGATGGTGACGGCGACGATTTCCTTCGCCAGGCGACCGTTGGCTTGCGCGGCTGCCGCCTTCGCCTGGCTGCGCAGCGCAAAGGCGTCCTGATCTTCTCGACTTACCTTGAAATCTTCGGCGACGTTTTCGCCGGTCTCCGGCATGGAATCGACGCCATATTGCTTCTTCATCAGCGGGTTGACGAACCGCCAGCCGATGGTGGTGTCATAGATCTCGGCATTGCGCGAAAATGCGCTCTCCGCTTTCGGCATCACGAAGGGAGCCCGCGACATGCTCTCGACGCCGCCGGCAATCATCAATTCGGCTTCGCCCGCTTTGATGGCACGTGCGGCAGCGATGACGGCATCCATGCCCGAACCGCAGAGGCGGTTGATCGTGGTGCCGGTCACGCTCGCCGGCAACTCGGCCAGAAGCAGCGACATGCGCGCGACGTTGCGGTTGTCTTCACCTGCCTGATTGGCGCAGCCGAAGATGACGTCATCGACCGCTTCCCAATCGAGCGAAGGGTTGCGCTCGATCAGCGCCTTCAGGGGTATCGCGCCGAGGTCGTCTGCCCTGACTGATGAGAGCGCGCCGCCGAAGCGGCCGATCGGCGTGCGGATGTAATCGCAGATATAAGCATCGGCCATTTACGCGGCCTCCTTGTTGCCCTGGTGGGCCTTCTTCGTGCGTGCGTTGATGTCGCGAAGCGTCGCCAGTTCGATCTCAGTCGGCACCGGCGTCTCGATGACCTCTCCGGCGAATTTGATCGGCCAGCCGCAATTGTCGACGATCTGGTCACGCGTGACGCCGTGATGGATCGAAACAACAGTTAGTTCCTTGGTCACCGGATCGGGCTCCAGAATGCAGAGATCGGTGATGATGCGAGTGGGTCCCTTGGTCTTCATGCCGAGCCGTTCGCGATGATCGCCACCTTCGCCATGACCCATCGAGGTGATGAAGGGCAGCTTTTCGACGAATCCACGCTTGGAGAGCGCCATGGTGATGAAGATGCGGCCGCAATTCGACGCGATCTCCGGAGCGCCGCCGCCGCCCGGCAGCCGGACCTTCGGATGGTCATAGGGACCGACGACCGTGGTGTTAAGGTTGGCGAACTTGTCGATCTGCGCGCCGCCGAGAAACCCGGTGGTAATGCGGCCGCCCTGCAGCCAGTAGCGAAACATCTCCGGCACCGAGACGGTGAAGAGGGCGGTATCGCAAAGCTCGCCGTCGCCGATCGACAAGGGGAGAACATCCGGCTTGGTGCCGACGGTTCCGCTTTCGTAGATGAGCGTAATGTCGGGGGCGTGGGTCAACCGCGCCACGTTGCAGGCGGCCGATGGCGCACCGATGCCGACGAAGCAGACGTCGTCGTTGGAAAGCTCTCGTGAGGCTGCGATGGTCATCATCTCGTTGGGGGTGAAATCCGTCATCGTCGCCTCCTCAAGCGGCCTTCGCCGGCTTCCTGCCGGCGTGTCGTGCAAAATCTTCAGGCCCTGCGTCGAGCACGTTCTCCTTGATCCATGCGGTAAAACTCTCGCGGTCGCGGGCGATCTCGTCCCAGCCGATGTAGAAGGCGTTCGAGCGCGGATAGTAGCCGTGGGCGTAGGAGGGGAAGGCGCCGCCCGGCACCTGGCTGACCGCCGTTACTGCCCAGGTGGGCAATACGACCGAGTTGGGCGACGGTGGCGCAAGCTCGTCGACGATTTCCTCGACCGTGATGATCGAGCGCTTGGCTGCAAGCACCGCCTCTTTCTGCACGCCGACGATGCCTTCGATGAGCACGTTGCCCTTCCTATCGGCGCGTTGGGCGTGGATGATCGTCACGTCCGGCCGGATCGCCGGAACGGCGGCCAGGACTTCGGACGTGAAGGGGCAGGTGATCTGCTTGATACTCGCGTTCACCTTCGGAAGGTCGGCGCCGATGTAGCCACGCAGCATCGCAAACGGCAGGTTCGCCGCACCCGCCTCATAAGCGTTGGCCATGGCCGCATGGGAATGTTCTTCGATTTCGAGCGGCCGCGGCCACTGGTTTTCGACTGCATCGCGGAAGCGGTGAAGCGAGCCGACGCCGGGATTGCCGCCCCAGGAGAATTTCATGCCGCGGGCGGCACCCACGCCGATCAGCTGATCATAGAGGATATCCGGCGTCATGCGCACGAGAAACAGGTCCTTGCGACCCTGGCGGATCACTTCATGTCCGGCAGCATAGGGGATCAGATGGGTGAAACCCTCCATGGCAACGGTGTCGCCATCCCTGACATTGTCGCCGATGGCCTCGGCGAGCGAAACGATCTTCGCCATGTTTCCTCTCTTCTGATTTGAGCGTTGCCGCCAATCGGCGGGCGCATGATTGTCTGCAGGCGGTGGGAAGAGCTGACGCGTCGTCTTTCGCGGTCCATGGAGTGCGGGCCGACAAGCTCCCCTTGCCTGTATTGGCCCGAAATAGGCTCTCAAAAACAGTGAGCGTCAAACATTTTGTGCGATATTTGACATTTGTTCGTATATCGCACAGATTAATTGCCGGTAGAACGAGGATGAGCCATGAGAGAAACCGATTTCGTCAGCGGTTTTGCCCGCGGGCTGACCGTCATCGAGGCTTTTGGTGAGACACAGCAGAAGCTGACGATCACCGAGGCGGCGAAGATTACCGGTCTGGACCGGGCGACCGTGCGCCGCTCGCTGCTGACGCTCTCGGAGCTCGGCTACGCCGACTATGACGGGAAGTTCTTTTCTCTGACGCCGAAAATCCTGCGGCTCGGCCACGCCTACCTCTCGGCAACACCTCTGCCGACGATCGTCCAGCCCTATCTCGACCAGCTCTCGGAGCGGGCAGGTCAAAGCGCTTCGGCTTCGGTTCTCGACGGCACTGAGATTGTCTATATCGCGCGCGCCTCGCAAAGGCGGGTGATGTCGATCAGCCTCATGCCGGGCTCCAGGCTTCCTGCCTACTGCGCATCAATGGGGCGCGTGTGGCTCGCCGCCTTGCCGGAACAGCAGGCGAGGGACGTGCTCGCCCGCTCGGATCTCAAGGCAAACACACCTCATACGAGAACCGACACGGAAGAACTGATGGCCGAAATCGGCCGCGTGCGTCACCAAGGCTATGCGATCATCGACCAGGAGCTGGAAATCGGTCTTTGCTCCATCGCCGTTCCGCTTCAAAACGATCGCAACCAGATCGTCGCGGCACTCAACATCGGCGCGCCGGCCGCCCATGTGCCGGCTGCTGAAATGGTCGAACGTTATCTGCCGCTCCTGAGGGAGACGCAGGCTGCCTTGCGGATCGTGCTGCGCTAGAGACAGCTCCCGTCTCTGATGCTTGACGGAAACCGCGACGGGTCTTCTAATCCGCGCGGACCGGAGGAGCACCCGATGACCGACGAAGAACCCCCAACGGAAACCAAGCTGACGACGACGAAGCGGCGTTGGGCGGCGGCCGGCAAGTTCCTCACCGCGCGCGCAGTCCGGCCTGAGGACGAACGATTGCCACCGGGCCAGCACCTCGTTCGGGATTGGCCGGTGCTGGATCTCGGGCAGCAGCCCGCGATCGGCGTGGAGCGCTGGCGGCTGGATGTGACCGGCCTCGTCGAACAGCGCCTGTCGCTGGACTGGACAGCGTTCAAGGCATTGCCCCAGAGCGACAGCCTCTCCGACATCCATTGCGTCACCACCTGGTCGCGCTACGACAATCGCTGGCAAGGGGTCTTGACGCACGACCTGCTCGACCTGGTCATGCCGAAGCCTGAAGCGTCTCATGTGATGCTGACGAGCTACGATGGTTATACGACCAATCTGCCGCTCGCCGATTTTGCCTCGGAACACGCGATCCTTGCGACCGATTGGGAGGGCAAGCCGATCAGCCGCACCCATGGCGGGCCGATGCGGCTTGTCGTGCCGCATCTCTATTTCTGGAAGAGCGCAAAGTGGCTGACGCGTATCGATTTTCGAGCCGGCGACGAGGCCGGTTTCTGGGAGCGCAATGGCTACCACATGCGTGGCGACCCTTGGCTTGAGCAGCGTTATTCCGCTGACTGACGGCCGGGCGTGGCTTTGGATATTGCCGGGAAAATGTATTCTGCGTTGCCCGCCGCGATCTGCCGGCGGGCAACGCAGCTGATGCTATTTCATCAGGTCCATATGCTGTTCGGCCCGCGCCTTGATCAAAGGGTCGAGGTCCGACTTGTAAGGCCCGTATTTCGTAAACATTTCGTGGGCTTCGAGCGGCGGAATGCCGGATGCGCGGATGAAATCCTCCAGATCATACCGGACCTCCCCGTTGGCGACGCCTTCTGTAAACTGAAGTCCCGTCTCGGATGTGGACATTTGAATCTCCGTTATCCCGAGCCCGCAACGACGGTGTTGGTTCCCGTGGCAGCAGGCGTTGATTGGTGG encodes the following:
- the pcaF gene encoding 3-oxoadipyl-CoA thiolase, translated to MADAYICDYIRTPIGRFGGALSSVRADDLGAIPLKALIERNPSLDWEAVDDVIFGCANQAGEDNRNVARMSLLLAELPASVTGTTINRLCGSGMDAVIAAARAIKAGEAELMIAGGVESMSRAPFVMPKAESAFSRNAEIYDTTIGWRFVNPLMKKQYGVDSMPETGENVAEDFKVSREDQDAFALRSQAKAAAAQANGRLAKEIVAVTIPQRKGDPTVVERDEHPRATTMEALAKLGTPFRREGGTVTAGNASGVNDGAAALIIASEAAVRRYGLRPIARILGGATAGVEPRIMGFGPAPASKKLMARLRLAQEQFDVIELNEAFASQGLATLRDLGIADDDGRVNRNGGAIALGHPLGMSGARITGTAALELAETGGRYALSTMCIGVGQGIAVALERV
- a CDS encoding CoA-transferase subunit beta, whose product is MTDFTPNEMMTIAASRELSNDDVCFVGIGAPSAACNVARLTHAPDITLIYESGTVGTKPDVLPLSIGDGELCDTALFTVSVPEMFRYWLQGGRITTGFLGGAQIDKFANLNTTVVGPYDHPKVRLPGGGGAPEIASNCGRIFITMALSKRGFVEKLPFITSMGHGEGGDHRERLGMKTKGPTRIITDLCILEPDPVTKELTVVSIHHGVTRDQIVDNCGWPIKFAGEVIETPVPTEIELATLRDINARTKKAHQGNKEAA
- a CDS encoding sulfite oxidase-like oxidoreductase; amino-acid sequence: MTDEEPPTETKLTTTKRRWAAAGKFLTARAVRPEDERLPPGQHLVRDWPVLDLGQQPAIGVERWRLDVTGLVEQRLSLDWTAFKALPQSDSLSDIHCVTTWSRYDNRWQGVLTHDLLDLVMPKPEASHVMLTSYDGYTTNLPLADFASEHAILATDWEGKPISRTHGGPMRLVVPHLYFWKSAKWLTRIDFRAGDEAGFWERNGYHMRGDPWLEQRYSAD
- a CDS encoding IclR family transcriptional regulator, coding for MRETDFVSGFARGLTVIEAFGETQQKLTITEAAKITGLDRATVRRSLLTLSELGYADYDGKFFSLTPKILRLGHAYLSATPLPTIVQPYLDQLSERAGQSASASVLDGTEIVYIARASQRRVMSISLMPGSRLPAYCASMGRVWLAALPEQQARDVLARSDLKANTPHTRTDTEELMAEIGRVRHQGYAIIDQELEIGLCSIAVPLQNDRNQIVAALNIGAPAAHVPAAEMVERYLPLLRETQAALRIVLR
- a CDS encoding CoA transferase subunit A — its product is MAKIVSLAEAIGDNVRDGDTVAMEGFTHLIPYAAGHEVIRQGRKDLFLVRMTPDILYDQLIGVGAARGMKFSWGGNPGVGSLHRFRDAVENQWPRPLEIEEHSHAAMANAYEAGAANLPFAMLRGYIGADLPKVNASIKQITCPFTSEVLAAVPAIRPDVTIIHAQRADRKGNVLIEGIVGVQKEAVLAAKRSIITVEEIVDELAPPSPNSVVLPTWAVTAVSQVPGGAFPSYAHGYYPRSNAFYIGWDEIARDRESFTAWIKENVLDAGPEDFARHAGRKPAKAA